The DNA region CGGGCCGAGCGTCACGCCCAGCACCGTGCAGTTGCGCCGGGTTGACCAGCTGTCACAAAAGTGCGTATTGTTGGTGCAGCCCATCTGGAAGTGACGGGCGCCGTTCAGTGGGTAGGTAAAGTTCAGCTGGAAGCAGTAGAAGTTGTTCGGCATCGGTCCCGGCGCCTTCAGCGTCGGGTTGTACTGCAGCAGGTTGGTGTGGGTTTGGACCACCAGCGAGGGCGTGCAGGCCACGTGGCTGGACGTTCTGGCGCAGTCGGCATAGCTCTGGCCGGAGAAGCAAGCGCTACAGTAGAGGCCTAGGGCTGAACACAAcgttaaaatatcaatcaaaaaaaaaagaaaaaagaaaatcgtACCACACTCAACCAAGGAGGCTGCGACGATGATCGCGAACGTAATCACCTGTGTTTTGAACGACATTTTGGGACTGACTAATGCAGGTCTTTTCGAACGGCCATCCATCGCGTACAAGCATTTTCAGGCTGTGCAAACATCCCAAAACATTGTTGACTCGATGACGAATCGAAattgttttggggtttttgtgCCGAAATGCGCTCGTTAGCCGCAGATGAAAacgtttctttgttttgataagcggtagaaaaacaaagtttgtcgAAAGTGTTTCAAACTGCTCGggataattgggtactaaagccctatgtcaatttttatgtacaacgttaaaaaacacgatttaaaaccatttctgaccacttttttcattttaatgcaatttttttttgacaagacaacattttttcgatggattaactatggtccccttggaacgagctgtcaagtaggagcttttctgtcaagaaggaccgcgaggttaatttttcaaaattgatttaaaaatcaattttaagctctttatggtcgtacaaagggtcattgtactcagaaaaataagctttatcgctgtgaacaatactatcagcaatctaagcttcattttaggactcaATTGATAGAGTTGTTTGTGAGAACAATTTAAAGGGAAACTgtcaaaactttgttttgaaaagtttgcaAACAAAGCTTGCCGCAGTGGTGTACCACCTTAACGCACAATTAATATCGATCCAAGAACTCCATGTTCTCATGTTGCTCTTCTTCGCTGTTTATGCAAACTAGAACATTACGGAAGCCATGGCCTGCTTGATGTTCTCTCTCATTACCATAGTGGTCATGCATCCATCATGGTAAAACTGAATGACCATGAGTAGCGGGATTGTAAACCTTGTTCTGAACCATGTTCTACGAGGAGGATTCGCAGCTTTCCACGTTGTAGAACATCGTTGGTGTCACTTAACGACCCGTTGGTTTTGGTAGAACtttttcgcaaaatttttcgtcTTATTCACGATTGCAGTAGAGCAACCTTAAGGGTCGTCCGAGGAACCCCCAGTGAAATTCTCCCACCGACATTCCTGCGCGTCAAACGACCCTCGGCAAAGATCATATGCTAATGACGACAAGAATCccgtagtaacatttcaatagggcgaatctgcatttggaaacaagcagtctatccctttcgctcaagtgacagttcacgtcaagtaagagggggatagactgcttgtttacaaacgcagattcgccctattgaactgttactatgGAATCAGTAGGGGATCAGCTTCC from Culex quinquefasciatus strain JHB chromosome 3, VPISU_Cqui_1.0_pri_paternal, whole genome shotgun sequence includes:
- the LOC119770280 gene encoding uncharacterized protein LOC119770280 isoform X1, coding for MSFKTQVITFAIIVAASLVECALGLYCSACFSGQSYADCARTSSHVACTPSLVVQTHTNLLQYNPTLKAPGPMPNNFYCFQLNFTYPLNGARHFQMGCTNNTHFCDSWSTRRNCTVLGVTLGPHGGKVVTINPAGPAPIGVTPINPIGGGPAVVVTAPTFTTTTTGSVRKGSRRNGASHVAVGGVLVAVALSLHFLTRRSLL
- the LOC119770280 gene encoding uncharacterized protein LOC119770280 isoform X2 encodes the protein MSFKTQVITFAIIVAASLVECALGLYCSACFSGQSYADCARTSSHVACTPSLVVQTHTNLLQYNPTLKAPGPMPNNFYCFQLNFTYPLNGARHFQMGCTNNTHFCDSWSTRRNCTVLGVTLGPHGGSVRKGSRRNGASHVAVGGVLVAVALSLHFLTRRSLL